The genomic window GAGGCGCAGCGGAAGCTGCGGGAGCAGCAGCAGGAAAGGCAGCGCCGCCTCGAAGAGGCCGACCGGCTGGAACGGGAGGCCAGGAAGCCCATCATCCCGACCCAGGAGAACATCAACCGGCAGCGCAAGCTGATGGAGGAGGCCGAGCGGCTCAGGCAGATGCCGTAGGGGCAGGCTAAAGGCACGAGGCAAGGGGAATCAAGCGCAGGAGAGGGGACAGGTGGCAGTTGCCAGGCCCGCGTTGAGAGTTTGTTTGTCGTGTTTGTGGGTGCTTTGCATTTCCCTGTTGAGTGTCCTCGTGCACAAAGCGGCCGACGCGCAGACGATCTACAAGTACACCGACCGGGACGGGACCGTTGTGCTCACGGACAGGCCCCCGAAGGGGGTGCAGGCCCAGCCCGTCGTGTCGGGGAAACCGGCCGCCGCGCCTGCGCCGGAAGCCGTGGAACAGGCGGGACCGCAGCTCCCTCCCGGTGCCGTGACGGCCGAGGAGGCCATCCGGCAGAGGGACCGGCAGCTCGACGAGGTGGTCAGGACGGTGAAGGAGCGGGACCGGGAGAGGGAACTCGAGAGGCAGCGGCGGCTCCAGGAAGCGGAGCGCCTCGAGGCCCAGGCCCGCGAGCCCATGCCCGCGACGAGGGAGAACCGCCAGCGCCAGTTCGAGCTCCTCCAGGAGGCCCAGAGGCTCAGGCAGGGGGATTGACCGTTCAGGGCATCACCGGACGATGATTTTCCCCTTCGGCGACGCGATCACTTCACCCACCACGGCCGCATCCCGGATCCCGGCCTCGCGCATGCGCCGGACAAGCGTTTCCGCATCCCCTGCCGGCAGGGCGATGAGAAGGCCGCCCGCGGTCTGCGGGTCGAAGAGGATCTCCAGCAGCCAATCCGGGCAAGACGGTTCGACGTCGATCATCGGCATCCGGAAGTTCTTGTTGCGGTAGAGCCCGCCCGGCACGTAGCCGCTTTCCACGAGTTCCCGCACCCCCTCGAAGTAGGGGACGGCCGAGGCGTTGATCTTCAGCCCCACGTCGCTTCCCTCGATCATCTCGCAGGCATGCCCCAGCATGCCGAACCCCGTCACGTCCGTGCAGGCGTGGATGACGGGCATCTGCGTCATCAGCTCGGCGGCCGTGCGGTTCAGGGTCGTCATGGCCCGGACGGCCTGTTCGACGAGGGCCGGGGCGGCCTCCTCCCCCTTGATTGCCGTGCTGACGATGCCCGTGCCGAGCGCCTTGGTCAGGATCAGTTTGTCTCCCGGCCGGCCCCCGCGGTTGCGCAGGACCCGGTCGGGGTGGATGACGCCCGTCACGGAGAGGCCGTATTTCGGCTCGTCGTCCTCCACGCTGTGGCCCCCGACGAGCACGACGCCCGCCTCGGTCATCTTGTCCAGCCCGCCGCGCAGGATGGCCTGCAGGACCGACATGTCGAGCTTCTTCGGGGGGAAGCAGATGATGTTCAGGGCCGTGATCGGCCTGCCGCCCATGGCATAGACGTCGGAGAGGGAGTTCGTCGCGGCGATCTGCCCGAAGGTGTAGGGGTCGTCGACGATGGGCGTGAAGAAGTCGACCGTCTGGATGATGGCCAGGTCGTCGCGCAGTCGGTAGACGCCCGCGTCCTCGTTGCCCTCGAGGCCGACGATCAGGTTGGGATCCTTGATGACGGGGAGCCCCTCCAGGGCTCTGCTCAGGTCCTCCGGACCGATCTTGCACGCTCAGCCGGCCCCGTGGACCATCTCCGTCAGGCGGATCTTCTTCTCCGTCGTCACGATGCGCTCCTTTCCGCTCTTTCGACTTGCGCCTGCCGCGCCCACTCGTCGAGGTGATCGGCAAAGACCCGGGGCAGGGCCTCGATGACCTGCCGGATCCGCGTCGCCGGCGTGGCCCCGGCGTAGAGCCCGGCCGTGCGGTTCGCCCGGACGGCGATGCGGGCCGCCGTGACCTCGCCGTACCCGGCGTGGACGAGGGCCCCCACCATCCCGCTGATCGTGTCCCCCGTTCCCCCGATGGCCTCGAGGGCCGGCACGTCCGGCTCGGACAGGGTGTCGAGGATCCTGCCGTCCTGCGCGATGTGGTCCGTCGCGCCCTTGACGACGAGTGTCCGGGCGGCGCTCCCGCTGGCGTAGGCGGCCGCGACCATCTCGGGGATGCGCGAGCTGTCCCACTCGAAGAGGTGCCGGCTCACGTAGGCGGGGTGGGTGGCCTGCGGGTCCGCCAGGAAGGCCAGCTCCGAGAGGTCCGGCGTGAAGAGGTCGAACTCGCGGGCGATCCCCGCCGCCTTGGCGGCGTACATGGCCGCCGCGTCGGCGATCATGAAGGGACGCCGCGGCGCCTTCGAGGCCGACTCGCTGACCCTGCGCATGAGCCCCATGATGGGCAGCATGTAATGCAGCAGGAGAACCCGGGGGGCCAGGCGGGGCAGATCGGCAATCAGGCGCTCGTAGAGCTGCCGGCTGCCCTTGCCGGACCCGTCGTCGCCCGCGAGCAGCACCCGGGGCGGGGGCTGATCCAGGTATTCCAGCGTCTTGCAGGCGGCGCTCACCAGGGCCGCCGTGCCCTGCGTGCAGGGGACTTCGGCGCTGCCGATGCGCAGGAGGTCCCCGTCGAGCCTCGCATCACCCTCGGTCAGGGGCAGCGTCTTGAGCGGGGCGGTCCCGCAGACGAGCAGCATGGCCTCACCCGTTGCCGTTCTTCCGGATTTCGAGCGACTGCTCGTAGGCGCGGTCCAGCATGAGGGCGCAGAGCGTGCGGCCCAGCGCTTTCGGCCGCGGGGCCTGCTCCAGCGGCAAGCCCAGCATCTCGGCGTGCAGGTAGGGGATGTCGGGGCATCCGCCGCCCGAGATGTTCAGCACGACGCCCGATGCCTTGTCGAAGGTCAGCTTCATGTTGCCCGCCTTGACCATGACGGCCTCGCCGAAGTCGGTCACCTTGACGACCTGCAGCAGCTCCGCGTCGCCCCGCATGGGCAAAATGTCCAGGAAGGAGGCCTTGCGCTCCTGCAGCGCCCGCTCGACGGCCGGCTTTTCCACGAGATTGATCTCGAGTGCCAGGTCACAGCCCCGGCGCAGCTCGGGCGGGGGCGCCACGAGACGGTTTTCGATTTCGGCCGCCTTCAGGGCCCGCTCGCCGCCCATGGCCTCTTCCACGCTCTCGAACAGGACGAGCCCGCCGCCCTCGAAACCGTTCTTTTTGCCGGACTTGAAAAACATGGATCGTCGACTTCCTTCCCAAATAAATCGGAGCCTGTCCCGCAGGGAAGGCCCCGGTTGGCTCCTGCTTATACTACGTTTTGATTTCGATGACAATATCGGGCCCTTCCTCGCGGACCGCGGCCTGCATCCTGTGCCGCTTTGCCAGGCGAAGGACGTTTTCCTTGGACACCTCGTTGTCGACGAGGACCTCCAGGCTCTCCGCGCCTGCCTCGATGGCCTTGCTCGTCAGCACGACGGGCTGGGGGCAGGAAAGGCCGCGGGCATCGATTCGCGTTGCGCTCATGACGGTCTCCTTTCGGCGAAATGTCCCTCCGTTGCCCCGGGTCTGCGCATCAGGCCCTCTCCCGCATCGTGAACCCCACGGCCAGGCAGAACACGAGGCCCGTGATGACGCCGGCCGGCCCGAAGGCGGCCGCGCCTGCGGGCGAGCTGGCC from Syntrophaceae bacterium includes these protein-coding regions:
- a CDS encoding DUF4124 domain-containing protein; translated protein: MHKAADAQTIYKYTDRDGTVVLTDRPPKGVQAQPVVSGKPAAAPAPEAVEQAGPQLPPGAVTAEEAIRQRDRQLDEVVRTVKERDRERELERQRRLQEAERLEAQAREPMPATRENRQRQFELLQEAQRLRQGD
- the selD gene encoding selenide, water dikinase SelD, which gives rise to MGPEDLSRALEGLPVIKDPNLIVGLEGNEDAGVYRLRDDLAIIQTVDFFTPIVDDPYTFGQIAATNSLSDVYAMGGRPITALNIICFPPKKLDMSVLQAILRGGLDKMTEAGVVLVGGHSVEDDEPKYGLSVTGVIHPDRVLRNRGGRPGDKLILTKALGTGIVSTAIKGEEAAPALVEQAVRAMTTLNRTAAELMTQMPVIHACTDVTGFGMLGHACEMIEGSDVGLKINASAVPYFEGVRELVESGYVPGGLYRNKNFRMPMIDVEPSCPDWLLEILFDPQTAGGLLIALPAGDAETLVRRMREAGIRDAAVVGEVIASPKGKIIVR
- a CDS encoding sugar kinase; its protein translation is MLLVCGTAPLKTLPLTEGDARLDGDLLRIGSAEVPCTQGTAALVSAACKTLEYLDQPPPRVLLAGDDGSGKGSRQLYERLIADLPRLAPRVLLLHYMLPIMGLMRRVSESASKAPRRPFMIADAAAMYAAKAAGIAREFDLFTPDLSELAFLADPQATHPAYVSRHLFEWDSSRIPEMVAAAYASGSAARTLVVKGATDHIAQDGRILDTLSEPDVPALEAIGGTGDTISGMVGALVHAGYGEVTAARIAVRANRTAGLYAGATPATRIRQVIEALPRVFADHLDEWARQAQVERAERSAS
- a CDS encoding DUF3343 domain-containing protein is translated as MFFKSGKKNGFEGGGLVLFESVEEAMGGERALKAAEIENRLVAPPPELRRGCDLALEINLVEKPAVERALQERKASFLDILPMRGDAELLQVVKVTDFGEAVMVKAGNMKLTFDKASGVVLNISGGGCPDIPYLHAEMLGLPLEQAPRPKALGRTLCALMLDRAYEQSLEIRKNGNG
- a CDS encoding preprotein translocase subunit TatB; the encoded protein is MSATRIDARGLSCPQPVVLTSKAIEAGAESLEVLVDNEVSKENVLRLAKRHRMQAAVREEGPDIVIEIKT